From the genome of Winogradskyella forsetii, one region includes:
- a CDS encoding serine hydrolase domain-containing protein — MKPRQLTSILLILFIVLSCSSDDSAPEDQDPQSEAIYFPPLNSDTWETKTAAELNWNETELQPLLDFLEEKNTKSFMMLHDGKIVEEHYFNGHTSSSPWYWASAGKTLTTAVTGIAQDQGLIDINNKVSDYLGIGWTSAPVDKENLITCKNLLSMNSGLDDTLGDDVSPSNLQYVADAGNRWAYHNVYVKLQDVVAQASNTTWDTYFDDNLKNKIGMSGSWIPIGGLSVYWSNTRSMARFGLLISANGKWETEQIIPETYLNDATNTSQPINEAYGYMWWLNGKSTYHLPQSQFEFLGELIPNAPTDMYAALGKNDQKIYVVPSKNLVVIRMGESADDVNFGLSDFDDQLWLRINALID, encoded by the coding sequence ATGAAACCACGTCAACTTACTTCAATCTTATTGATTTTATTCATTGTTTTATCCTGTTCAAGTGACGACAGTGCTCCAGAAGACCAAGACCCACAAAGTGAAGCGATTTACTTTCCACCCTTAAATTCTGATACTTGGGAAACCAAAACGGCTGCAGAATTAAATTGGAATGAAACTGAACTTCAACCTCTTTTAGATTTTTTAGAAGAAAAGAACACCAAAAGCTTTATGATGCTTCATGATGGAAAAATAGTTGAAGAGCATTATTTTAATGGTCATACAAGTTCTTCACCATGGTATTGGGCTAGTGCTGGAAAAACGCTTACAACAGCAGTTACAGGAATTGCACAAGACCAAGGATTAATAGACATTAACAATAAAGTGTCAGATTATTTGGGTATTGGATGGACGAGTGCGCCAGTGGACAAAGAGAACCTCATTACTTGCAAAAATTTATTGTCCATGAATTCTGGTTTGGATGACACCTTGGGCGACGATGTTTCTCCAAGTAATTTGCAATACGTTGCAGATGCTGGTAATCGTTGGGCCTATCATAATGTGTATGTGAAATTACAGGATGTTGTGGCCCAAGCTAGCAACACAACTTGGGACACTTATTTTGATGACAATCTTAAAAATAAAATTGGTATGTCCGGAAGCTGGATACCCATTGGAGGCTTAAGCGTTTATTGGAGCAATACCAGAAGTATGGCAAGGTTCGGATTATTAATTTCTGCAAATGGCAAATGGGAAACGGAACAAATTATACCAGAAACTTATTTGAACGACGCTACAAACACCTCACAGCCCATTAATGAAGCCTATGGTTATATGTGGTGGCTAAACGGAAAATCAACTTATCATTTACCACAATCTCAATTTGAATTTCTTGGTGAGCTCATCCCTAACGCACCAACTGATATGTATGCCGCATTAGGTAAGAACGACCAAAAAATTTACGTGGTGCCGAGTAAAAACTTAGTGGTCATCAGAATGGGAGAATCTGCTGATGATGTGAATTTTGGATTATCCGATTTTGATGACCAGCTTTGGCTGCGTATTAATGCGTTAATTGATTAA
- a CDS encoding LytR/AlgR family response regulator transcription factor produces the protein MIALNKTIAYTKSWKHTIWIAVLLSLIVPLLLILLEPFDSSNDFSNKNLLLSGYAFCILVPIIILHPVENTFYQRQKNRWFVFSECIYILLTLLVILIGTFFYHFYFISGLANFNINMICGFVKSFGLPFTPIIVPLWVYLRSKYGIIEVPGLHDVALKDDKKIIIKGENKTETLALLESDFIYAHSQQNYVDIYYNTDDGVEELMFRFTLSNIMKQLPNAWQVHRSYLVNLDYLTTVEGNSRKRFMKISKIEEPIPISQKYYLALKTRLANSSQTLQN, from the coding sequence ATGATTGCACTAAATAAAACCATTGCATATACCAAAAGCTGGAAACATACCATTTGGATTGCTGTTTTGTTAAGTTTAATCGTGCCGTTACTACTTATTTTGCTGGAACCTTTTGATAGCAGCAATGATTTTTCAAATAAAAACTTATTATTATCTGGCTATGCGTTCTGTATTTTAGTTCCAATTATAATTTTACATCCTGTTGAAAACACTTTTTATCAACGCCAAAAGAATCGTTGGTTTGTGTTTAGTGAGTGCATCTATATACTATTGACACTTTTGGTAATTTTAATTGGTACATTCTTTTACCACTTTTATTTTATTAGCGGGTTGGCTAATTTTAATATTAACATGATTTGTGGATTCGTAAAATCATTTGGCTTGCCCTTTACGCCAATTATAGTTCCACTATGGGTTTATCTGCGTTCAAAATACGGTATCATTGAAGTACCTGGTCTCCATGATGTAGCACTTAAAGATGATAAAAAGATTATTATAAAAGGCGAAAACAAAACTGAGACCCTTGCGCTTTTGGAGTCAGATTTTATTTATGCGCATTCTCAACAGAATTATGTTGACATATATTATAATACGGACGATGGTGTAGAGGAACTAATGTTTCGTTTTACGCTTTCAAACATCATGAAACAATTGCCGAATGCATGGCAGGTGCACCGATCGTATTTGGTAAATCTAGATTATCTTACAACTGTAGAAGGAAATTCCAGAAAACGTTTTATGAAAATTTCTAAAATTGAAGAACCTATACCAATTTCACAAAAATATTATTTAGCGTTGAAAACAAGGCTTGCAAATTCGTCCCAAACGCTTCAAAACTAG
- the rpmG gene encoding 50S ribosomal protein L33, which yields MAKRGNRIQVILECTEHKTSGQPGTSRYITTKNKKNTPDRMEIKKFNPILKRMTVHKEIK from the coding sequence ATGGCAAAAAGAGGAAATAGAATACAAGTGATCTTAGAGTGCACAGAGCACAAAACTTCTGGTCAACCAGGAACTTCAAGATATATCACAACAAAAAATAAGAAGAATACGCCAGACCGTATGGAGATTAAGAAATTTAATCCTATCCTTAAGCGTATGACAGTTCATAAAGAAATTAAATAA
- a CDS encoding PepSY-associated TM helix domain-containing protein yields MTFKKFIFQLHKILGLVTGIVVFIVAITGCCWAFRDEIESLYDDYTKVIPQEQSILTPTEAKALAKEVFPDNSVHGTLFKKADDAIEVIFYDADPEFYQSVFLNPYSGGVIQVEDHLSGFFAFTLKGHTRLWLPKAFGEQVVGASILIFILIIISGFILWLPKKRKNLKQRLKFDWKKTTRWKRKNFDLHTIVGFYICSLALVLAFTGSVMSYNWLKYVVYKSTGGEKVAAFIIPDNKSKNQSSTEGLPMDRLIVKLQKESPEAESYELHYPKSKDESIYVEVSNSKGLYYDTDFRFFDQNTLEEIEIPGIYGKYKDAKLADKILRMNYDIHIGAIGGIAGKILAFIISLLTATLPVTGILLWYGRNYKKKKTE; encoded by the coding sequence ATGACATTCAAAAAATTTATTTTTCAATTACACAAAATATTAGGTCTCGTAACAGGCATTGTTGTTTTTATAGTTGCAATTACCGGTTGTTGCTGGGCTTTTAGGGATGAAATTGAAAGTCTATATGACGATTATACAAAAGTCATACCACAAGAACAATCCATATTAACACCTACTGAAGCAAAAGCTTTAGCTAAAGAAGTTTTCCCAGATAATTCTGTTCATGGTACACTTTTTAAAAAGGCAGATGATGCTATTGAGGTTATTTTTTATGATGCAGATCCAGAATTTTATCAGAGTGTTTTCTTGAATCCTTATAGTGGCGGCGTTATTCAAGTAGAAGATCATCTTTCAGGTTTTTTTGCTTTTACTCTAAAAGGTCATACGAGATTGTGGTTACCAAAAGCTTTTGGTGAACAAGTGGTGGGCGCGTCAATTCTTATCTTTATTTTAATTATAATTTCAGGTTTTATCCTTTGGTTACCCAAAAAACGTAAAAACTTAAAGCAACGACTAAAATTTGATTGGAAAAAAACCACACGTTGGAAACGTAAAAACTTCGATTTACATACTATTGTAGGTTTTTATATCTGTTCCTTAGCATTAGTTTTGGCATTTACGGGTTCCGTTATGTCTTACAATTGGTTAAAATACGTTGTATATAAATCTACTGGTGGAGAAAAAGTAGCTGCCTTTATTATTCCTGATAACAAAAGTAAAAATCAAAGCAGCACTGAGGGTTTACCTATGGATAGATTGATTGTAAAACTACAGAAAGAATCGCCTGAAGCAGAATCTTACGAACTACATTATCCAAAAAGTAAAGACGAAAGTATTTATGTGGAAGTATCTAATAGTAAAGGCCTATACTACGATACGGATTTCAGATTTTTTGATCAAAATACTTTAGAAGAAATTGAAATTCCAGGTATTTATGGAAAATATAAAGACGCCAAATTAGCAGATAAAATACTCCGAATGAATTATGACATCCATATTGGTGCTATTGGAGGTATTGCAGGCAAGATTCTAGCTTTTATAATTAGCTTATTAACGGCAACCCTTCCAGTTACCGGTATTTTATTATGGTATGGTCGGAATTATAAAAAAAAGAAAACAGAATAG
- the rimO gene encoding 30S ribosomal protein S12 methylthiotransferase RimO, which yields MRTKTIKKNRINVVTLGCSKNVYDSEVLMGQLKASGKDVVHEQEGNVVVINTCGFINNAKEESVNTILEYMQKKEDGEVDKVFVTGCLSERYKPDLQKEIPNVDQYFGTTELPGLLKALGADYKHELIGERLTTTPKNYAYLKIAEGCDRPCSFCAIPIMRGKHKSTPIENLVTEAEKLAANGVKELILIAQDLTYYGLDIYKKRNLAELLENLVKVEGIEWIRLHYAFPTGFPMDVLDVMKREPKICNYLDIPLQHISDDLLKSMRRGTTKEKTTKLIKEFRAIVPEMTIRTTLIVGYPGETEAHFEELKQWVSEMRFERLGCFTYSHEENTHAYNLEDDVPEDVKMQRANAIMEIQSQISWELNQAKIGQEFKVVIDRKEGNYFVGRTEFDSPDVDNEVLIDATKTYLKTGEFTTIRVIEAEDFDLYGEVVAS from the coding sequence ATGAGAACCAAAACTATAAAAAAGAATAGAATCAACGTTGTTACATTAGGCTGTAGTAAAAATGTTTACGATAGCGAAGTATTGATGGGACAACTAAAAGCAAGCGGAAAGGATGTTGTCCATGAACAGGAAGGAAACGTTGTGGTCATTAATACTTGTGGTTTTATTAATAATGCCAAAGAGGAAAGTGTGAATACCATTTTGGAATACATGCAGAAAAAGGAGGATGGCGAAGTTGATAAGGTATTTGTAACAGGGTGCTTAAGCGAACGTTACAAGCCAGATTTACAAAAAGAAATCCCGAATGTAGATCAGTATTTTGGAACAACAGAATTACCTGGATTATTAAAAGCACTTGGTGCAGATTACAAGCATGAACTTATTGGTGAACGTTTAACAACTACCCCAAAAAACTACGCTTATCTTAAAATTGCCGAAGGCTGCGATAGACCATGTAGTTTTTGTGCTATTCCAATTATGCGCGGAAAACACAAAAGTACGCCTATTGAAAACTTAGTAACCGAAGCAGAAAAATTGGCAGCCAATGGTGTTAAGGAATTGATCCTTATTGCACAAGATTTAACGTATTACGGTTTAGATATATACAAAAAACGGAATCTTGCGGAATTATTGGAGAACTTAGTCAAAGTTGAAGGTATTGAATGGATTCGATTACATTATGCTTTTCCGACAGGATTTCCGATGGATGTGTTGGATGTTATGAAACGTGAACCGAAGATTTGTAACTATTTGGATATTCCGTTGCAACATATTTCAGATGACTTATTAAAATCCATGCGTCGCGGAACTACAAAAGAGAAGACCACAAAATTAATTAAGGAATTCAGGGCTATCGTTCCAGAAATGACCATTAGAACCACACTTATTGTTGGCTATCCTGGAGAAACAGAAGCCCATTTTGAAGAACTTAAACAATGGGTTTCCGAAATGCGCTTTGAACGTTTAGGCTGTTTCACGTATTCCCATGAAGAAAATACACACGCTTACAACTTAGAGGATGATGTGCCAGAGGATGTGAAAATGCAACGTGCCAATGCCATTATGGAAATTCAATCGCAAATTTCTTGGGAACTGAATCAGGCCAAAATAGGGCAGGAGTTTAAAGTGGTTATAGATAGAAAAGAAGGTAATTATTTTGTTGGTAGAACCGAATTTGATTCGCCAGATGTAGATAACGAAGTATTGATTGATGCGACCAAAACCTATTTGAAAACAGGCGAGTTTACTACCATTAGAGTTATTGAAGCTGAGGATTTCGACCTTTATGGCGAAGTAGTGGCATCGTAA
- the ftsY gene encoding signal recognition particle-docking protein FtsY yields MSFFKKIFSSEKKETLDKGLEKSKTSFFSKLNKAVAGKSKVDDDVLDNLEEILVTSDVGVNTTLKVIERIEERVSKDKYLGTSELNQILREEIAALLSETKSGEETEYTIPELPRQADGSKTPYVLMVVGVNGVGKTTTIGKLAYQFKKKGMKVVLGAADTFRAAAIDQLQVWADRVEVPMIKQKMGSDPASVAFDAVKSGVNQDADVIIIDTAGRLHNKVNLMNELTKVKRVMQKVVGDAPHDVLLVLDGSTGQNAFEQAKQFTAATEVTSLAVTKLDGTAKGGVVIGISDQFQIPVKYIGVGEGIEDLQVFNKYEFVDSFFK; encoded by the coding sequence ATGAGTTTTTTCAAAAAAATATTCTCTTCCGAAAAGAAAGAAACACTAGATAAAGGTTTAGAGAAATCTAAAACTTCGTTCTTCAGTAAACTAAACAAAGCCGTTGCAGGAAAATCTAAAGTCGATGATGATGTTTTAGATAATCTTGAAGAAATCTTGGTCACAAGCGATGTTGGTGTCAATACAACCTTGAAAGTTATTGAACGTATTGAGGAACGTGTCTCAAAAGATAAATACTTAGGGACTTCTGAGCTTAATCAAATACTAAGAGAAGAAATAGCAGCTTTGTTGTCAGAAACCAAATCTGGCGAAGAAACCGAATATACAATTCCAGAATTACCAAGACAAGCCGATGGTTCTAAAACACCTTACGTATTAATGGTCGTAGGTGTCAACGGTGTAGGTAAAACCACAACGATTGGTAAATTGGCTTATCAGTTTAAAAAGAAAGGGATGAAGGTCGTTCTTGGTGCGGCTGATACCTTTAGAGCCGCAGCCATAGACCAATTACAGGTTTGGGCAGATCGCGTAGAAGTGCCAATGATAAAACAAAAGATGGGATCAGATCCTGCTTCCGTGGCTTTTGACGCTGTCAAATCTGGAGTTAACCAAGATGCAGATGTCATAATTATTGATACAGCTGGTCGTTTGCACAATAAGGTGAACTTAATGAACGAGTTGACTAAAGTAAAGCGTGTGATGCAAAAAGTGGTTGGCGATGCACCTCATGACGTGTTATTGGTATTGGATGGTTCAACCGGACAAAATGCCTTTGAACAAGCCAAGCAATTTACAGCAGCCACCGAAGTAACATCATTAGCAGTTACCAAATTAGACGGAACAGCAAAAGGAGGCGTTGTGATTGGAATTAGTGATCAGTTTCAAATTCCTGTAAAATATATTGGCGTAGGTGAAGGTATTGAAGACTTACAAGTCTTTAATAAATATGAGTTTGTGGATTCTTTTTTTAAGTAA
- a CDS encoding amidase family protein produces the protein MRYSIFLSALLLIFSCQESKTAETRTPIDASKTKIDNTAVGEKTDLSAISTKDFRDFKVLDSQNLTNEAIWNTINPQLENFTEADYKRLKPYILEKDITELQVNRTRNKFTYEELTKFYLYRIRKFDRENPSSLNSVIAIHPEIIDEAKHRDQEFLNKRMKHPIHGMPILLKDNVNASGMATTAGAIALQDNFAEDATIVKQLKSKGALILGKANLSEWAYFFCGDCPSGYSAVGGQTLNPYGRRIFDTGGSSSGSGVSVAANFCAAAIGSETAGSILSPASQNSVVGLKPTVGLVSRSGIVPISSTLDTAGPITRTVRDNAIVLDAIYGYDKTDSKSADFKISPSYYKKPSMRALGGKRFGAPKRLLEDSLYANALKVLKHQGAEIVEIEEEKLELPNFIRLLNLDMKKDLPVYMEGYTNTNIKLRTVSDVMEFNLKDSLKTMPYGQNLFKGIAEDEGDATYLERIKDTLKTNGIQYFDKPMVAKDLDGFLSINNNHAGFAAVAEYPALTVPMGYTNEGEPKGLTFIARPFQEKQLLKWAYCYEQASKARIAPKGYN, from the coding sequence ATGCGCTATTCAATTTTCTTATCGGCTCTTTTGCTGATTTTTTCATGCCAAGAATCAAAAACTGCAGAGACACGAACTCCTATTGATGCTTCTAAAACGAAAATAGATAATACCGCAGTAGGTGAAAAGACAGATTTAAGTGCTATTTCAACCAAAGATTTCAGGGACTTTAAAGTTTTGGATTCTCAAAACTTAACTAATGAAGCAATCTGGAATACTATAAATCCCCAACTAGAAAACTTTACAGAAGCGGACTACAAGCGCTTGAAACCTTATATTTTAGAAAAGGATATTACTGAGCTTCAAGTCAATAGAACTAGAAATAAATTTACCTATGAAGAACTAACGAAGTTCTATTTGTACCGCATTAGGAAATTTGACAGAGAAAATCCGTCGTCATTAAATTCGGTAATTGCTATTCATCCTGAAATAATAGATGAAGCGAAGCATAGAGACCAAGAATTTTTGAATAAACGAATGAAACATCCAATCCATGGCATGCCGATTCTTTTGAAAGATAACGTAAATGCCTCAGGTATGGCAACAACAGCCGGCGCAATAGCTTTACAAGATAATTTTGCGGAAGATGCTACTATCGTCAAACAACTAAAATCAAAAGGCGCATTAATTCTTGGCAAAGCGAATCTAAGCGAATGGGCTTATTTCTTTTGCGGTGATTGTCCTAGCGGTTACTCTGCTGTTGGTGGTCAAACTTTGAATCCTTATGGAAGGCGCATATTTGACACAGGTGGTTCAAGTTCGGGAAGTGGTGTTTCTGTAGCGGCAAATTTTTGTGCTGCCGCTATCGGAAGTGAAACAGCAGGATCTATTTTATCACCTGCAAGTCAGAATTCGGTTGTTGGATTAAAACCCACTGTTGGTTTAGTGAGTCGCAGCGGCATAGTACCTATTTCATCAACTTTGGATACAGCAGGACCAATTACGAGAACTGTAAGAGATAATGCCATTGTACTCGATGCCATTTATGGTTATGATAAAACCGATTCAAAATCTGCTGATTTTAAAATATCACCAAGCTATTATAAAAAACCTTCGATGAGGGCTTTAGGAGGAAAACGTTTCGGCGCGCCCAAACGATTATTGGAAGATTCATTATATGCCAATGCGCTTAAAGTCTTAAAACATCAAGGTGCTGAAATAGTTGAAATAGAGGAAGAAAAATTAGAGCTTCCAAATTTCATTCGTTTGTTAAATCTTGATATGAAAAAGGATTTACCAGTATATATGGAAGGTTATACCAATACAAATATTAAGCTAAGAACAGTTTCTGATGTTATGGAATTCAACCTTAAAGACTCTCTAAAAACAATGCCTTATGGCCAAAATTTATTTAAGGGTATTGCAGAGGATGAGGGAGATGCTACTTATTTAGAACGCATTAAAGACACTTTGAAAACTAACGGTATTCAGTATTTCGATAAGCCAATGGTTGCAAAAGATCTAGATGGATTCTTGTCAATAAATAATAATCATGCAGGTTTTGCTGCTGTTGCGGAATATCCTGCGCTAACGGTTCCTATGGGATATACGAATGAGGGCGAACCTAAGGGGTTAACGTTTATAGCGAGACCATTTCAAGAAAAACAGTTGTTAAAATGGGCTTATTGTTACGAACAAGCATCTAAAGCTAGAATTGCACCAAAAGGTTATAATTAA
- a CDS encoding TonB-dependent receptor: MTKLLSTLAFLILINISFSQSADVIGNVTDANIASLSGVNVSVKNSDKGTQTNTDGEFEITNLDHGDYIISLSYIGFKTREFSITISNNQTVDLGTITLYEGNEILSEVLVNGERRNKFSRKKTAYVSKLPLKDIENTQVYSTITNELLQSQVVTNFDDALKNATGIEQLWTSTGRGGDGAGYYSLRGFSVQPQLVNGLPGLTNGTINPANIERIEVLKGPSATLFGNAVSSYGGLINVVTKKPYVGTGGELSFTSGTYGLNQIVGDFNTALSKADNLYFRLNTAYTTEQSFQDAGFRKSFFVAPSLSYKVNNRLSFSFYGEITQADQTNPTFLFLNRSAPTEAANLDELGYNNKLSFTSNDLALENPTQNYRVEMDYKLSDTWQSQTLLSKSNTSTKGYYSYLFDYGALGSNTFSRQINKQNANTQTTDIQQNFIGDFKVASLRNRVVIGLDYFNETQTNNSTGYVFYGNITPDGGANGDNPFTPEVETDLYPLSTSGVDAALASQGVSNAKSKYHIYSLYASDVVNITEKFSVMVGLRLDHFDNEGDLVTPDDDYNQTTLSPKFGIVYQPIKGKLSVFGNFQNGFTNVAPQLVGNPDDGPQTLKSFDPEQANQLEFGIKTNLFNNRLNATISYYDITVKDRVITDPSSIFNKIQGGEVVSKGFEIEINANPTKGLNIRAGYSNNDSETTVSDNTEILNKRPLEAGPETLYNFWANYEFQEGILEGFGLGFGGNGASERFAINYESTGEFILPSYTIANASIFYQGDHYRIGLKLNNAFNKAYYKGWTTINPQTPRALFANISYKF, from the coding sequence ATGACAAAACTACTATCAACCCTAGCATTTCTTATACTCATAAACATCTCATTTTCCCAATCTGCAGACGTAATTGGAAACGTTACCGATGCTAACATCGCATCGCTTTCCGGCGTCAATGTTTCTGTAAAAAACTCAGATAAAGGCACTCAAACCAATACTGATGGCGAATTTGAAATAACTAACTTAGACCATGGAGATTACATAATTTCATTGTCTTACATCGGATTTAAAACCAGAGAATTTTCTATTACAATTTCCAATAATCAAACTGTTGATTTAGGTACCATCACACTTTACGAAGGAAACGAAATTTTAAGTGAAGTCCTTGTCAATGGCGAACGTCGCAATAAATTTTCAAGAAAGAAAACAGCCTATGTTTCAAAACTTCCTTTAAAAGATATTGAAAACACACAAGTTTACAGTACAATAACCAACGAATTGCTGCAATCCCAAGTGGTTACCAACTTTGACGATGCCTTAAAAAATGCTACAGGTATAGAACAACTTTGGACCTCTACTGGTCGTGGTGGCGATGGCGCTGGTTATTATTCGCTTCGTGGTTTTTCTGTACAACCACAATTAGTAAATGGCCTACCAGGTTTGACAAATGGTACAATTAATCCTGCAAATATTGAGCGTATTGAAGTCCTCAAAGGCCCTTCTGCAACATTGTTTGGAAATGCCGTGAGTTCGTACGGTGGATTAATAAATGTAGTCACCAAAAAACCTTATGTTGGGACAGGCGGTGAACTATCTTTTACTTCTGGTACCTATGGCTTAAACCAAATAGTAGGCGATTTTAACACGGCCTTGAGTAAAGCGGACAATTTATATTTTAGATTAAATACGGCTTATACTACTGAGCAAAGTTTTCAAGATGCTGGCTTTAGAAAATCGTTTTTTGTCGCTCCATCGTTATCTTATAAAGTAAACAATAGGTTGTCCTTTTCTTTTTATGGCGAAATCACCCAAGCCGATCAAACCAATCCAACATTTTTGTTTTTAAACCGATCTGCACCCACAGAAGCTGCAAATCTTGATGAGTTAGGCTATAACAATAAGCTATCCTTCACCAGTAACGATTTAGCACTAGAAAATCCGACCCAAAATTATAGAGTAGAAATGGATTATAAATTGTCTGATACATGGCAATCGCAAACCTTACTTTCTAAAAGCAACACTTCTACAAAAGGTTATTATTCCTATTTATTTGATTATGGCGCTTTAGGTAGCAATACATTTTCACGACAAATCAATAAACAAAATGCCAATACGCAAACCACAGATATTCAGCAAAACTTTATAGGTGATTTTAAAGTGGCATCTTTAAGAAACAGAGTGGTCATTGGATTAGACTACTTTAATGAAACCCAAACCAACAACAGTACTGGTTATGTATTTTACGGTAACATCACTCCGGATGGTGGTGCCAATGGCGACAACCCATTTACGCCAGAAGTTGAAACAGATTTGTATCCATTGTCTACATCTGGAGTAGATGCCGCTTTAGCTTCCCAAGGCGTTAGTAACGCTAAATCTAAGTACCATATTTATAGCTTATATGCTTCAGATGTTGTAAATATTACTGAAAAATTTTCAGTTATGGTTGGTTTACGTCTCGATCATTTTGATAATGAAGGTGATTTGGTAACTCCTGACGATGACTATAACCAAACGACACTATCACCTAAATTCGGAATTGTATATCAACCGATAAAAGGTAAACTGTCTGTATTCGGAAACTTCCAAAATGGCTTTACAAACGTTGCCCCACAATTGGTTGGTAATCCTGATGACGGTCCACAAACCCTTAAATCTTTTGACCCAGAACAGGCCAACCAACTAGAGTTTGGAATTAAAACGAATTTATTCAATAACCGATTGAATGCCACAATTAGCTACTATGACATCACCGTTAAAGATCGCGTCATTACTGATCCGTCATCAATTTTCAACAAAATTCAAGGTGGCGAAGTTGTAAGTAAAGGGTTTGAAATAGAAATTAATGCCAACCCAACTAAAGGCTTAAATATTAGAGCAGGTTATAGTAATAACGATAGTGAAACAACTGTATCTGACAACACTGAAATTTTAAATAAAAGACCTTTGGAAGCAGGACCTGAAACACTCTACAACTTTTGGGCAAATTACGAATTTCAAGAGGGCATCTTAGAGGGTTTTGGACTTGGATTTGGAGGTAATGGCGCAAGTGAACGCTTTGCCATAAACTATGAATCTACAGGTGAGTTTATTCTACCAAGTTACACTATTGCTAATGCATCTATTTTCTATCAAGGCGATCATTATAGAATTGGTTTAAAACTAAACAATGCCTTTAACAAAGCATACTATAAAGGTTGGACAACCATTAATCCACAAACTCCAAGGGCATTATTTGCTAATATTTCATACAAATTTTAA
- the rpmB gene encoding 50S ribosomal protein L28 → MSRVCELTGKKAMVGNNVSHAMNKTRRTFDANLIKKRFYIPSEEKWVTLKVSTSALKTINKIGIEAMLKEARAKGFYK, encoded by the coding sequence ATGTCAAGAGTTTGTGAACTTACTGGGAAAAAAGCGATGGTTGGAAACAATGTTTCTCACGCTATGAATAAAACAAGACGTACATTTGATGCTAATTTGATCAAAAAACGTTTTTACATTCCTTCAGAAGAGAAGTGGGTAACATTAAAAGTTTCTACATCTGCATTAAAGACTATCAATAAAATTGGTATCGAAGCGATGTTAAAAGAAGCTAGAGCAAAAGGATTTTACAAATAA
- a CDS encoding DUF4295 domain-containing protein, with amino-acid sequence MAKKSVASLQTGSKRLTKAIKMVKSPKTGAYMFVESVMAPEFVNDFLNKK; translated from the coding sequence ATGGCAAAGAAATCAGTAGCGTCTTTACAGACAGGATCAAAGCGTTTGACAAAAGCGATAAAAATGGTAAAATCACCTAAAACTGGAGCTTACATGTTTGTAGAATCAGTAATGGCACCAGAATTTGTCAATGACTTTTTAAACAAGAAATAA